Proteins encoded together in one Quercus lobata isolate SW786 chromosome 3, ValleyOak3.0 Primary Assembly, whole genome shotgun sequence window:
- the LOC115981466 gene encoding exportin-4 isoform X8 — protein sequence MQGFPERGGPGPGPGPNDLAHLQATMHAIELACASIQMHINPAAAEATILSLCQSPQPYKACQFILENSQVPDARFQAAAAIRDAAIREWGFLTADDRRSLLSFCLSFVMQHASSKEGFVLAKVSSVAAQLMKRGWLDTTAVEKEAFFNQVNQAVLGIHGLDVQFTGVNFLESLVSEFSPSTSSAMGLPREFHEQCRRSLEIDYLKMFYCWARDAALSVTNRIVESKSEVPEVKVCNAALRLMLQILNWDFHLNNNSTKTSINVFSAGARLDIDSSKRSECTLVQPGPAWRDVLISSGHIGWLVNLYAALRQKFSREGYWLDCPIAVSARKLIVQFCSLTGTIFLSDNGQMHEHHLLQLLSGIIEWIDPPEAVAKAIGCGKSESEMLDGCRALLSIANVTTPFVFDQLLMSIRPFGTLTLLSTLMCEVVKVLMSTYPEEETWSWEARDILLDTWTALLVPLDSTGGNAMLPPEGINAAGNLFALIVESELKAAASSALTDDVEGDYLQSSISAMDERLSSYALIARAAIHVAIPLLTRLFSERFARLNQGRGIIDPTETLEEVYSLLLIAGHVLADEGEGETPLVPYAIQTYFTNNIGADEHPVIVLSSWWGHLNF from the exons ATGCAAGGATTTCCAGAGAGAGGTGGGCCTGGGCCGGGACCCGGGCCCAATGATTTGGCCCATCTTCAGGCCACCATGCACGCCATCGAACTCGCCTGCGCTTCCATTCAG ATGCATATCAATCCTGCAGCAGCCGAGGCAACGATACTGTCGCTATGCCAGTCTCCTCAGCCATATAAGGCATGCCAATTTATTCTTG AGAATTCTCAGGTGCCTGATGCAAGGTTTCAAGCTGCTGCAGCAATTCGTGATGCAGCTATCAGGGAATGGGGTTTCCTCACAGCTGATGACAGGAGAAGCTTGCTTAG TTTTTGTCTCTCCTTTGTTATGCAACATGCTAGTTCAAAGGAGGGCTTTGTCCTGGCAAAGGTTTCTTCTGTGGCTGCTCAATTGATGAAAAGGGGCTG GCTTGATACTACAGCTGTGGAGAAGGAGGCTTTTTTTAACCAG GTAAACCAGGCTGTTCTTGGCATTCATGGTCTAGATGTGCAGTTCACTGGAGTTAATTTTCTGGAATCTTTG GTATCTGAATTTTCTCCCTCTACTTCAAGTGCCATGGGCCTTCCGAGGGAGTTTCATGAGCAATGCCGGCGGTCATTAGAGATTGACTATTTGAAG ATGTTCTACTGTTGGGCTCGAGATGCTGCTTTAAGTGTCACTAATAGGATAGTGGAATCCAAATCTGAAGTACCTGAGGTTAAAGTTTGTAATGCTGCATTGCGTCTCATGCTTCAGATCCTGAACTGGGATTTCCATTTAAATAACAATAGCACGAAAACCAGTATAAATGTTTTCTCTGCTGGAGCTAGGCTTGATATTGATTCATCTAAGCGATCTGAGTGTACCTTAGTGCAG CCTGGTCCTGCTTGGCGTGATGTTTTGATTTCAAGTGGTCATATTGGGTGGCTTGTGAACTTATATGCGGCACTTAGGCAAAAATTTTCACGTGAAGGTTACTGGCTTGACTGCCCTATTGCAGTCTCTGCTCGAAAGCTAATTGTGCAGTTCTGCTCATTAACAGgaactatttttctttctg ATAACGGgcaaatgcatgaacatcatttGCTACAGCTGCTTTCTGGGATAATTGAATGGATTGATCCACCTGAAGCTGTTGCAAAAGCAATTGGATGTGGAAAAAGTGAAAG TGAAATGCTTGATGGTTGCCGTGCATTGTTGTCTATTGCAAATGTAACAACTCCCTTTGTGTTTGACCAGCTCTTAATGTCCATAAG GCCTTTTGGCACTCTTACCCTATTATCCACCTTGATGTGTGAGGTTGTTAAAGTCCTTATGTCTACTTACCCTGAAGAGGAGACATGGAGCTGGGAGGCACGTGATATCTTGTTAGATACCTGGACTGCTCTTCTTGTG CCATTGGATAGTACCGGAGGGAATGCAATGCTTCCTCCTGAAGGGATAAATGCTGCTGGCAATCTCTTTGCCTTGATTGTAGAGTCTGAGCTAAAAG CAGCTGCTTCTTCAGCCTTGACGGATGATGTTGAGGGTGACTACCTTCAATCTTCAATCTCTG CCATGGATGAAAGATTAAGTTCTTATGCTCTTATTGCGAGAGCAGCAATTCATGTCGCAATTCCTTTGCTCACGAGGCTGTTTTCTGAACGCTTTGCACGGCTTAATCAG GGCAGGGGCATTATTGATCCAACAGAAACTTTGGAAGAAGTTTATTCACTTTTACTGATTGCTGGGCATGTACTTGCTGATGAAGGGGAGGGAGAAACACCCCTG GTTCCATATGCTATTCAAACCTACTTTACTAACAACATTGGAGCAGATGAACATCCTGTCATTGTACTTTCTAG CTGGTGGGGACACTTGAACTTCTAA
- the LOC115981466 gene encoding exportin-4 isoform X3: MQGFPERGGPGPGPGPNDLAHLQATMHAIELACASIQMHINPAAAEATILSLCQSPQPYKACQFILENSQVPDARFQAAAAIRDAAIREWGFLTADDRRSLLSFCLSFVMQHASSKEGFVLAKVSSVAAQLMKRGWLDTTAVEKEAFFNQVSEFSPSTSSAMGLPREFHEQCRRSLEIDYLKMFYCWARDAALSVTNRIVESKSEVPEVKVCNAALRLMLQILNWDFHLNNNSTKTSINVFSAGARLDIDSSKRSECTLVQPGPAWRDVLISSGHIGWLVNLYAALRQKFSREGYWLDCPIAVSARKLIVQFCSLTGTIFLSDNGQMHEHHLLQLLSGIIEWIDPPEAVAKAIGCGKSESEMLDGCRALLSIANVTTPFVFDQLLMSIRPFGTLTLLSTLMCEVVKVLMSTYPEEETWSWEARDILLDTWTALLVPLDSTGGNAMLPPEGINAAGNLFALIVESELKAAASSALTDDVEGDYLQSSISAMDERLSSYALIARAAIHVAIPLLTRLFSERFARLNQGRGIIDPTETLEEVYSLLLIAGHVLADEGEGETPLVPYAIQTYFTNNIGADEHPVIVLSSSIIGFAEQCLDPKMRASVFSPRLLEAVIWFFARWSRTYLMNPEEVRETHSQDHQLQSQQLRKGLHSFFREHNQGKLVLDIIVRVSVTTLLSYPGEKDLQAITCYQLLHALVREKHICVHLVSLDSWRNLANAFANEKSLFLLDLAHQRSLAQTLVHSASGLINSEASNQYVRGLMGHMATYLGELSSKNDLKSVAQQPDIILLVSCVLERLRGVASASEPRTQKAIYELGFSVMNPILVLLEVYKHESAVVYLLLKFVVAWVNGQISYLEAHETAIVVDFCMRLLQLYSSHNIGKISVSLSSSLLSEAKTEKYKDLRALLQLLSSLCSKDMVDFSSDSIETQGTNISQVVYFGLHIVTPLISLDLLKYPKLCHDYFALLSHLLEVYPETVAQLNSEAFAHVLGTLDFGLHHQDAEIIDMCLRSLKALASYHYKETASGKTGLGLHAAGHKDSGGNLQEGILSRFLRSLLQLLLFEDYSPDLVGSAADALFPLILCEQGLYQRLGNELIERQANPTLRSRLVNALQSLISANQLSSTLDRINYQRFRKNLHNFLIEVRGFLRTM, encoded by the exons ATGCAAGGATTTCCAGAGAGAGGTGGGCCTGGGCCGGGACCCGGGCCCAATGATTTGGCCCATCTTCAGGCCACCATGCACGCCATCGAACTCGCCTGCGCTTCCATTCAG ATGCATATCAATCCTGCAGCAGCCGAGGCAACGATACTGTCGCTATGCCAGTCTCCTCAGCCATATAAGGCATGCCAATTTATTCTTG AGAATTCTCAGGTGCCTGATGCAAGGTTTCAAGCTGCTGCAGCAATTCGTGATGCAGCTATCAGGGAATGGGGTTTCCTCACAGCTGATGACAGGAGAAGCTTGCTTAG TTTTTGTCTCTCCTTTGTTATGCAACATGCTAGTTCAAAGGAGGGCTTTGTCCTGGCAAAGGTTTCTTCTGTGGCTGCTCAATTGATGAAAAGGGGCTG GCTTGATACTACAGCTGTGGAGAAGGAGGCTTTTTTTAACCAG GTATCTGAATTTTCTCCCTCTACTTCAAGTGCCATGGGCCTTCCGAGGGAGTTTCATGAGCAATGCCGGCGGTCATTAGAGATTGACTATTTGAAG ATGTTCTACTGTTGGGCTCGAGATGCTGCTTTAAGTGTCACTAATAGGATAGTGGAATCCAAATCTGAAGTACCTGAGGTTAAAGTTTGTAATGCTGCATTGCGTCTCATGCTTCAGATCCTGAACTGGGATTTCCATTTAAATAACAATAGCACGAAAACCAGTATAAATGTTTTCTCTGCTGGAGCTAGGCTTGATATTGATTCATCTAAGCGATCTGAGTGTACCTTAGTGCAG CCTGGTCCTGCTTGGCGTGATGTTTTGATTTCAAGTGGTCATATTGGGTGGCTTGTGAACTTATATGCGGCACTTAGGCAAAAATTTTCACGTGAAGGTTACTGGCTTGACTGCCCTATTGCAGTCTCTGCTCGAAAGCTAATTGTGCAGTTCTGCTCATTAACAGgaactatttttctttctg ATAACGGgcaaatgcatgaacatcatttGCTACAGCTGCTTTCTGGGATAATTGAATGGATTGATCCACCTGAAGCTGTTGCAAAAGCAATTGGATGTGGAAAAAGTGAAAG TGAAATGCTTGATGGTTGCCGTGCATTGTTGTCTATTGCAAATGTAACAACTCCCTTTGTGTTTGACCAGCTCTTAATGTCCATAAG GCCTTTTGGCACTCTTACCCTATTATCCACCTTGATGTGTGAGGTTGTTAAAGTCCTTATGTCTACTTACCCTGAAGAGGAGACATGGAGCTGGGAGGCACGTGATATCTTGTTAGATACCTGGACTGCTCTTCTTGTG CCATTGGATAGTACCGGAGGGAATGCAATGCTTCCTCCTGAAGGGATAAATGCTGCTGGCAATCTCTTTGCCTTGATTGTAGAGTCTGAGCTAAAAG CAGCTGCTTCTTCAGCCTTGACGGATGATGTTGAGGGTGACTACCTTCAATCTTCAATCTCTG CCATGGATGAAAGATTAAGTTCTTATGCTCTTATTGCGAGAGCAGCAATTCATGTCGCAATTCCTTTGCTCACGAGGCTGTTTTCTGAACGCTTTGCACGGCTTAATCAG GGCAGGGGCATTATTGATCCAACAGAAACTTTGGAAGAAGTTTATTCACTTTTACTGATTGCTGGGCATGTACTTGCTGATGAAGGGGAGGGAGAAACACCCCTG GTTCCATATGCTATTCAAACCTACTTTACTAACAACATTGGAGCAGATGAACATCCTGTCATTGTACTTTCTAG CTCAATTATAGGGTTTGCTGAGCAGTGTTTAGATCCAAAAATGAGAGCATCTGTTTTCAGTCCTCGACTCTTGGAG GCTGTTATATGGTTCTTTGCAAGATGGTCCCGTACATATCTTATGAACCCTGAAGAAGTAAGAGAGACTCACAGTCAGGATCATCAGCTCCAGTCTCAACAGTTGAGAAAAGGTTTACATAGTTTTTTCAGGGAGCATAATCAAGGAAAACTTGTGCTTGACATTATTGTTCGTGTATCCGTCACAACGCTATTGTCCTATCCTGGGGAGAAGGATTTGCAG GCAATTACATGTTATCAGCTTCTTCATGCACTTGTTCGGGAAAAACATATTTGTGTTCACCTTGTTTCCTTG GATTCATGGCGCAACCTAGCAAATGCTTTTGCTAATGAAAAGAGTTTGTTCTTGTTGGATCTTGCTCATCAG CGTTCACTTGCACAAACACTTGTTCATTCAGCTTCTGGCTTGATAAATTCAGAGGCATCAAACCA GTACGTAAGGGGTCTCATGGGTCATATGGCAACATATCTAGGGGAATTATCTAGCAAGAATGACTTAAAAAGTGTTGCTCAACAACCAGATATTATACTTTTG GTCAGTTGCGTGTTGGAACGGCTTCGTGGAGTGGCAAGTGCCTCAGAACCTCGAACACAGAAGGCAATTTATGAGTTGGGTTTCTCTGTAATGAACCCTATTCTGGTTCTTCTTGAAGTTTACAAACATGAG TCTGCAGTTGTTTATCTGCTACTTAAATTCGTTGTTGCCTGGGTAAATGGACAAATTAGTTATCTAGAAGCACACGAAACGGCAATAGTTGTTGACTTCTGCATGCGTTTGCTTCAGCTCTACTCATCCCACAATATAGGCAAG ATATCGGTAAGTCTTTCGAGCAGCTTACTTAGTGAGGCAAAGACCGAGAAGTATAAGGACTTGCGTGCTCTTCTTCAACTCCTTTCAAGCCTCTGTTCAAAAGATATG GTTGATTTTTCATCAGATTCTATTGAGACACAGGGCACAAATATATCTCAG GTTGTATATTTTGGTCTTCACATAGTTACCCCTCTGATATCATTGGATCTGCTGAAATACCCCAAGCTTTGTCATGAT TACTTTGCTCTTCTATCACATCTCTTAGAGGTTTATCCTGAAACAGTTGCACAACTAAACAGCGAAGCCTTTGCACATGTTCTTGGCACTCTAGATTTTGGTCTCCACCACCAG GACGCAGAAATAATTGATATGTGTTTAAGATCTCTGAAAGCTCTTGCTTCCTACCACTACAAAGAGACAGCTAGTGGTAAAACAGGCTTGGGCTTACATGCTGCTGGACATAAGGATTCAGGTGGAAATTTGCAGGAAGGCATTTTGAGCCGGTTTCTTCGTTCATTACTGCAGTTACTCCTTTTTGAGGATTACAG TCCTGATCTGGTCGGCAGTGCAGCAGATGCTCTCTTTCCTTTGATCCTTTGTGAACAAGGCCTATATCAG AGATTAGGCAATGAGTTGATTGAAAGGCAGGCAAATCCCACGCTCAGATCAAGGTTGGTAAATGCATTGCAGTCTCTCATAAGTGCAAATCAGCTCTCTTCTACCCTTGATCGTATAAATTACCAGAGATTCAGGAAAAATCTTCATAACTTCCTAATTGAAGTTCGTGGATTTTTGCGAACCATGTGA
- the LOC115981466 gene encoding exportin-4 isoform X2, which translates to MQGFPERGGPGPGPGPNDLAHLQATMHAIELACASIQMHINPAAAEATILSLCQSPQPYKACQFILENSQVPDARFQAAAAIRDAAIREWGFLTADDRRSLLSFCLSFVMQHASSKEGFVLAKVSSVAAQLMKRGWLDTTAVEKEAFFNQVNQAVLGIHGLDVQFTGVNFLESLVSEFSPSTSSAMGLPREFHEQCRRSLEIDYLKMFYCWARDAALSVTNRIVESKSEVPEVKVCNAALRLMLQILNWDFHLNNNSTKTSINVFSAGARLDIDSSKRSECTLVQPGPAWRDVLISSGHIGWLVNLYAALRQKFSREGYWLDCPIAVSARKLIVQFCSLTGTIFLSDNGQMHEHHLLQLLSGIIEWIDPPEAVAKAIGCGKSESEMLDGCRALLSIANVTTPFVFDQLLMSIRPFGTLTLLSTLMCEVVKVLMSTYPEEETWSWEARDILLDTWTALLVPLDSTGGNAMLPPEGINAAGNLFALIVESELKAASSALTDDVEGDYLQSSISAMDERLSSYALIARAAIHVAIPLLTRLFSERFARLNQGRGIIDPTETLEEVYSLLLIAGHVLADEGEGETPLVPYAIQTYFTNNIGADEHPVIVLSSSIIGFAEQCLDPKMRASVFSPRLLEAVIWFFARWSRTYLMNPEEVRETHSQDHQLQSQQLRKGLHSFFREHNQGKLVLDIIVRVSVTTLLSYPGEKDLQAITCYQLLHALVREKHICVHLVSLDSWRNLANAFANEKSLFLLDLAHQRSLAQTLVHSASGLINSEASNQYVRGLMGHMATYLGELSSKNDLKSVAQQPDIILLVSCVLERLRGVASASEPRTQKAIYELGFSVMNPILVLLEVYKHESAVVYLLLKFVVAWVNGQISYLEAHETAIVVDFCMRLLQLYSSHNIGKISVSLSSSLLSEAKTEKYKDLRALLQLLSSLCSKDMVDFSSDSIETQGTNISQVVYFGLHIVTPLISLDLLKYPKLCHDYFALLSHLLEVYPETVAQLNSEAFAHVLGTLDFGLHHQDAEIIDMCLRSLKALASYHYKETASGKTGLGLHAAGHKDSGGNLQEGILSRFLRSLLQLLLFEDYSPDLVGSAADALFPLILCEQGLYQRLGNELIERQANPTLRSRLVNALQSLISANQLSSTLDRINYQRFRKNLHNFLIEVRGFLRTM; encoded by the exons ATGCAAGGATTTCCAGAGAGAGGTGGGCCTGGGCCGGGACCCGGGCCCAATGATTTGGCCCATCTTCAGGCCACCATGCACGCCATCGAACTCGCCTGCGCTTCCATTCAG ATGCATATCAATCCTGCAGCAGCCGAGGCAACGATACTGTCGCTATGCCAGTCTCCTCAGCCATATAAGGCATGCCAATTTATTCTTG AGAATTCTCAGGTGCCTGATGCAAGGTTTCAAGCTGCTGCAGCAATTCGTGATGCAGCTATCAGGGAATGGGGTTTCCTCACAGCTGATGACAGGAGAAGCTTGCTTAG TTTTTGTCTCTCCTTTGTTATGCAACATGCTAGTTCAAAGGAGGGCTTTGTCCTGGCAAAGGTTTCTTCTGTGGCTGCTCAATTGATGAAAAGGGGCTG GCTTGATACTACAGCTGTGGAGAAGGAGGCTTTTTTTAACCAG GTAAACCAGGCTGTTCTTGGCATTCATGGTCTAGATGTGCAGTTCACTGGAGTTAATTTTCTGGAATCTTTG GTATCTGAATTTTCTCCCTCTACTTCAAGTGCCATGGGCCTTCCGAGGGAGTTTCATGAGCAATGCCGGCGGTCATTAGAGATTGACTATTTGAAG ATGTTCTACTGTTGGGCTCGAGATGCTGCTTTAAGTGTCACTAATAGGATAGTGGAATCCAAATCTGAAGTACCTGAGGTTAAAGTTTGTAATGCTGCATTGCGTCTCATGCTTCAGATCCTGAACTGGGATTTCCATTTAAATAACAATAGCACGAAAACCAGTATAAATGTTTTCTCTGCTGGAGCTAGGCTTGATATTGATTCATCTAAGCGATCTGAGTGTACCTTAGTGCAG CCTGGTCCTGCTTGGCGTGATGTTTTGATTTCAAGTGGTCATATTGGGTGGCTTGTGAACTTATATGCGGCACTTAGGCAAAAATTTTCACGTGAAGGTTACTGGCTTGACTGCCCTATTGCAGTCTCTGCTCGAAAGCTAATTGTGCAGTTCTGCTCATTAACAGgaactatttttctttctg ATAACGGgcaaatgcatgaacatcatttGCTACAGCTGCTTTCTGGGATAATTGAATGGATTGATCCACCTGAAGCTGTTGCAAAAGCAATTGGATGTGGAAAAAGTGAAAG TGAAATGCTTGATGGTTGCCGTGCATTGTTGTCTATTGCAAATGTAACAACTCCCTTTGTGTTTGACCAGCTCTTAATGTCCATAAG GCCTTTTGGCACTCTTACCCTATTATCCACCTTGATGTGTGAGGTTGTTAAAGTCCTTATGTCTACTTACCCTGAAGAGGAGACATGGAGCTGGGAGGCACGTGATATCTTGTTAGATACCTGGACTGCTCTTCTTGTG CCATTGGATAGTACCGGAGGGAATGCAATGCTTCCTCCTGAAGGGATAAATGCTGCTGGCAATCTCTTTGCCTTGATTGTAGAGTCTGAGCTAAAAG CTGCTTCTTCAGCCTTGACGGATGATGTTGAGGGTGACTACCTTCAATCTTCAATCTCTG CCATGGATGAAAGATTAAGTTCTTATGCTCTTATTGCGAGAGCAGCAATTCATGTCGCAATTCCTTTGCTCACGAGGCTGTTTTCTGAACGCTTTGCACGGCTTAATCAG GGCAGGGGCATTATTGATCCAACAGAAACTTTGGAAGAAGTTTATTCACTTTTACTGATTGCTGGGCATGTACTTGCTGATGAAGGGGAGGGAGAAACACCCCTG GTTCCATATGCTATTCAAACCTACTTTACTAACAACATTGGAGCAGATGAACATCCTGTCATTGTACTTTCTAG CTCAATTATAGGGTTTGCTGAGCAGTGTTTAGATCCAAAAATGAGAGCATCTGTTTTCAGTCCTCGACTCTTGGAG GCTGTTATATGGTTCTTTGCAAGATGGTCCCGTACATATCTTATGAACCCTGAAGAAGTAAGAGAGACTCACAGTCAGGATCATCAGCTCCAGTCTCAACAGTTGAGAAAAGGTTTACATAGTTTTTTCAGGGAGCATAATCAAGGAAAACTTGTGCTTGACATTATTGTTCGTGTATCCGTCACAACGCTATTGTCCTATCCTGGGGAGAAGGATTTGCAG GCAATTACATGTTATCAGCTTCTTCATGCACTTGTTCGGGAAAAACATATTTGTGTTCACCTTGTTTCCTTG GATTCATGGCGCAACCTAGCAAATGCTTTTGCTAATGAAAAGAGTTTGTTCTTGTTGGATCTTGCTCATCAG CGTTCACTTGCACAAACACTTGTTCATTCAGCTTCTGGCTTGATAAATTCAGAGGCATCAAACCA GTACGTAAGGGGTCTCATGGGTCATATGGCAACATATCTAGGGGAATTATCTAGCAAGAATGACTTAAAAAGTGTTGCTCAACAACCAGATATTATACTTTTG GTCAGTTGCGTGTTGGAACGGCTTCGTGGAGTGGCAAGTGCCTCAGAACCTCGAACACAGAAGGCAATTTATGAGTTGGGTTTCTCTGTAATGAACCCTATTCTGGTTCTTCTTGAAGTTTACAAACATGAG TCTGCAGTTGTTTATCTGCTACTTAAATTCGTTGTTGCCTGGGTAAATGGACAAATTAGTTATCTAGAAGCACACGAAACGGCAATAGTTGTTGACTTCTGCATGCGTTTGCTTCAGCTCTACTCATCCCACAATATAGGCAAG ATATCGGTAAGTCTTTCGAGCAGCTTACTTAGTGAGGCAAAGACCGAGAAGTATAAGGACTTGCGTGCTCTTCTTCAACTCCTTTCAAGCCTCTGTTCAAAAGATATG GTTGATTTTTCATCAGATTCTATTGAGACACAGGGCACAAATATATCTCAG GTTGTATATTTTGGTCTTCACATAGTTACCCCTCTGATATCATTGGATCTGCTGAAATACCCCAAGCTTTGTCATGAT TACTTTGCTCTTCTATCACATCTCTTAGAGGTTTATCCTGAAACAGTTGCACAACTAAACAGCGAAGCCTTTGCACATGTTCTTGGCACTCTAGATTTTGGTCTCCACCACCAG GACGCAGAAATAATTGATATGTGTTTAAGATCTCTGAAAGCTCTTGCTTCCTACCACTACAAAGAGACAGCTAGTGGTAAAACAGGCTTGGGCTTACATGCTGCTGGACATAAGGATTCAGGTGGAAATTTGCAGGAAGGCATTTTGAGCCGGTTTCTTCGTTCATTACTGCAGTTACTCCTTTTTGAGGATTACAG TCCTGATCTGGTCGGCAGTGCAGCAGATGCTCTCTTTCCTTTGATCCTTTGTGAACAAGGCCTATATCAG AGATTAGGCAATGAGTTGATTGAAAGGCAGGCAAATCCCACGCTCAGATCAAGGTTGGTAAATGCATTGCAGTCTCTCATAAGTGCAAATCAGCTCTCTTCTACCCTTGATCGTATAAATTACCAGAGATTCAGGAAAAATCTTCATAACTTCCTAATTGAAGTTCGTGGATTTTTGCGAACCATGTGA